Proteins encoded by one window of Arcobacter sp. LA11:
- a CDS encoding TolC family protein — translation MHLQKSARFFLISLLSLPLFLEAEDKSILSEDRLNLFKYSEKQNEENSQKLKKDWINPINLTYSKNYGETYDSTKSMININQPIFKSGGIYKAIKYANASFEYNNIDIEIQKKELIKTATTLLFNLHIIDLNIQKNELLLKNANIDIIRKKEQVLNGFLDTSYLDNAILDANKVKNTIVELQYQKEEINNNFLNIASGDYKSFDLPTLELADEKTFIEKNIELTKTKADINQKDYLKDITVAKYLPTFNANLDYTKYHDTDNNPSITDTTVQNYGLSVTMPIDVRTFNDIETQKIEYLKAKLDLKNKILEEENFYKTKISKIKMLNQKKKIAKDDYELYNSLLEIIVEEKNAELKTQSDVDTLQNSQKIKSIELNIFKLEEQIELLEIYSKIS, via the coding sequence ATGCACTTGCAAAAATCAGCTAGATTTTTTTTAATATCACTTTTATCTTTACCTTTATTTTTAGAGGCTGAAGATAAAAGTATTCTTTCTGAAGATAGATTAAATCTTTTTAAATATTCTGAAAAACAAAATGAAGAAAATAGTCAAAAATTAAAGAAAGATTGGATAAATCCAATAAACTTAACTTACTCAAAAAATTATGGAGAAACATACGATTCAACAAAAAGTATGATTAATATTAATCAACCTATTTTCAAAAGTGGTGGTATATATAAAGCCATTAAATATGCAAATGCTTCATTTGAATATAATAATATTGATATTGAAATACAAAAAAAAGAGTTAATTAAAACTGCAACAACTTTACTTTTTAATTTACACATAATAGATTTAAATATTCAAAAAAATGAACTTCTTTTAAAAAATGCAAATATAGATATTATAAGAAAAAAAGAACAAGTTTTAAACGGATTTTTAGATACTTCATATTTAGATAACGCAATTTTAGATGCTAATAAAGTTAAAAATACGATTGTTGAATTACAATATCAAAAAGAAGAAATAAATAACAATTTTTTAAATATTGCAAGTGGTGATTACAAAAGTTTTGACCTTCCAACTTTAGAATTAGCAGATGAAAAGACTTTCATAGAAAAGAATATAGAACTTACAAAAACAAAAGCAGATATAAATCAAAAAGATTATTTAAAAGATATTACTGTAGCAAAATATCTTCCAACTTTTAATGCAAATCTTGATTATACAAAATATCATGATACTGATAATAATCCATCAATTACAGATACTACTGTGCAAAACTATGGTTTATCAGTAACTATGCCTATTGATGTAAGAACTTTTAACGATATTGAAACACAAAAAATTGAATATCTAAAAGCTAAACTTGATTTAAAAAATAAAATACTTGAAGAAGAAAATTTTTATAAAACAAAAATATCAAAAATCAAGATGTTAAATCAAAAGAAAAAAATTGCTAAAGATGATTATGAATTGTATAACTCACTTCTAGAAATAATAGTTGAAGAAAAAAATGCTGAGCTAAAAACGCAAAGTGATGTAGATACATTACAAAATTCTCAAAAAATTAAATCAATTGAACTTAATATATTTAAATTAGAAGAACAGATAGAACTTTTAGAAATTTATTCAAAAATCAGTTAA
- a CDS encoding molybdopterin guanine dinucleotide-containing S/N-oxide reductase, whose product MRTLNRRTFLQGTAALALMPAVSACAKNVEAMNKIGAMGGKGKFVQNGSVNTAAHWGGLKVTVEDGKVVNSTNVLKNFQYNSLQSTVEDLVYAEDRIKYPMVRKSYLKDPDNSKPELRGSEEWVRVSWEEGLKLAADQMKKTRETKGSSGIFSGCYGWKSSGNFHNARTLAYRFMRTTGGFVGHKGDYSTGASQVIMPHVMGSIEVYEQQTSWEVVLESTDVVVVWGANPMATLKIAWSSSDSEGLEYFKKLRDSGKKIICIDPVYSETCQFLNPTKWVTPKPNTDVAMMIGMCHTLYTKKKHNQDFLDEYTEGFDKFRDYFMGKADGVVRDSKWAAKISGVDAKTIDELALLFAANRTMLMSGWALQRQHLGEQRHWALVSLASMIGQIGLPGGGFGLSYHYANGGAPTATGGKIGGISSKSNWGMKTKTAGGLGHSYNAKDTNIAIPVARISDMLLNPGKTIDYNGTRITYPEIETIYWAGGNPFHHQQDTNKLIKGWKTVKNVFVNEIYWTATARMADIVFPVTTTFERNDITMAGDYSNKYIYPMKQVIPTQHEAQSDYWIFTELAKHFGKEKEFTEEKTEMEWVSEFYEIARSGAAKKGVKMPMFRKFWADNKPFEFKVSEASKKWVRHADYREDPLLNPLGTPSGRIELYSQKIADMKYDDCKGHVTWMEPIERYGMKNQPAPLALVSPHPSERLHSQQNNTSLRHNYEVQGREPIWISIEDAKARGINDGDLVRVFNKRGQTLAGAVVTKNISKGVVRMQEGGWYDPLEPGKEGTLCKHGNVNTLTVDIPTSKLASGNSAHTALVDVEKYKGKVPNISLFKQPKMA is encoded by the coding sequence ATGAGAACTTTAAATAGAAGAACTTTTTTACAAGGTACAGCTGCATTAGCTTTAATGCCTGCTGTTTCAGCTTGTGCTAAAAATGTTGAAGCAATGAATAAAATCGGAGCAATGGGAGGCAAAGGTAAATTTGTACAAAATGGCTCAGTAAATACTGCTGCACACTGGGGAGGATTAAAAGTTACTGTTGAAGATGGAAAAGTTGTAAATAGTACAAATGTATTAAAAAACTTTCAATATAATTCTTTACAATCAACAGTAGAAGATTTAGTATATGCTGAAGATAGAATTAAATATCCAATGGTTAGAAAGTCTTATTTAAAAGATCCAGATAATTCAAAACCTGAATTAAGAGGTAGTGAAGAGTGGGTTAGAGTTTCTTGGGAAGAGGGACTTAAATTAGCTGCTGATCAAATGAAAAAAACAAGAGAAACAAAAGGTTCTAGTGGAATCTTCTCTGGATGTTATGGATGGAAAAGTTCAGGTAACTTCCATAATGCTAGAACTTTAGCATATAGATTTATGAGAACTACTGGTGGATTTGTTGGTCATAAAGGTGATTATTCTACAGGAGCATCTCAAGTTATTATGCCACATGTTATGGGTAGTATTGAAGTATATGAACAACAAACTTCTTGGGAAGTTGTATTAGAAAGTACTGATGTTGTTGTAGTTTGGGGTGCAAATCCAATGGCAACGCTTAAAATTGCTTGGAGTAGTTCTGATTCAGAAGGTTTAGAGTACTTTAAAAAGTTAAGAGACAGTGGTAAAAAAATTATTTGTATTGATCCAGTTTATAGTGAAACTTGTCAATTCTTAAATCCAACAAAATGGGTAACTCCAAAACCAAATACTGATGTTGCAATGATGATTGGTATGTGTCATACTTTATATACTAAGAAAAAACACAACCAAGATTTCTTAGATGAGTATACTGAAGGTTTTGATAAATTTAGAGATTACTTTATGGGTAAAGCTGATGGAGTAGTAAGAGATTCTAAATGGGCTGCAAAAATTTCTGGTGTTGATGCAAAAACTATTGATGAATTAGCTTTATTATTTGCAGCAAATAGAACTATGCTAATGAGTGGTTGGGCTCTTCAAAGACAACATTTAGGTGAACAAAGACACTGGGCTCTTGTTTCTTTAGCTTCTATGATTGGTCAAATTGGACTTCCAGGTGGTGGTTTTGGTTTATCTTATCATTATGCAAACGGTGGAGCACCAACTGCAACTGGTGGGAAAATTGGTGGTATTAGTTCAAAATCTAACTGGGGTATGAAAACAAAAACAGCTGGTGGTTTAGGACATAGTTATAATGCAAAAGATACAAATATTGCAATTCCTGTTGCAAGAATTTCTGATATGTTATTAAATCCTGGAAAAACTATTGATTATAATGGTACAAGAATTACATATCCAGAAATTGAAACAATTTATTGGGCAGGGGGAAATCCTTTCCATCACCAACAAGATACAAATAAACTTATTAAAGGTTGGAAAACAGTTAAAAATGTATTTGTAAATGAAATTTATTGGACTGCAACTGCAAGAATGGCAGATATTGTATTCCCTGTTACAACAACATTTGAGAGAAATGATATTACGATGGCGGGTGATTATTCAAATAAATATATTTACCCTATGAAACAAGTTATTCCTACTCAACATGAAGCTCAAAGTGATTACTGGATTTTTACAGAATTAGCTAAACACTTTGGAAAAGAAAAAGAGTTTACTGAAGAAAAAACAGAAATGGAATGGGTATCAGAGTTTTATGAAATTGCACGATCAGGAGCTGCTAAAAAAGGTGTTAAAATGCCAATGTTTAGAAAGTTCTGGGCAGATAATAAACCATTTGAATTCAAAGTATCAGAAGCTTCAAAAAAATGGGTTAGACACGCAGATTATAGAGAAGATCCATTATTAAATCCTCTTGGAACACCATCTGGAAGAATTGAGCTTTATTCTCAAAAGATTGCAGATATGAAATATGATGATTGTAAAGGACATGTAACTTGGATGGAACCTATTGAAAGATATGGTATGAAAAATCAACCAGCACCATTAGCGTTAGTAAGTCCACATCCATCTGAAAGACTTCACTCTCAACAAAATAATACTTCACTAAGACATAATTATGAAGTACAAGGAAGAGAACCTATTTGGATTAGTATTGAAGATGCTAAAGCAAGAGGTATTAATGATGGTGATTTAGTTAGAGTATTTAATAAAAGAGGTCAAACTTTAGCTGGTGCTGTTGTTACTAAAAATATCTCTAAAGGTGTAGTAAGAATGCAAGAAGGTGGTTGGTATGATCCACTAGAACCAGGTAAAGAAGGTACTTTATGTAAACATGGAAATGTAAATACATTAACAGTAGATATTCCTACTTCAAAATTAGCAAGTGGTAATAGTGCTCACACTGCACTTGTAGATGTAGAGAAATACAAAGGAAAAGTTCCAAATATTTCTTTATTTAAACAGCCTAAAATGGCTTAA
- a CDS encoding aspartate aminotransferase family protein, producing the protein MLEQLDKEYVLHTYPRNYVNFKKGINATLFDDMQKDYIDFTSGIGVVSVGHGNKEVADTICTQVNNITHISNLYAIEPQAKLGEKIAKLSEMDVATFFSNSGAEANEGAIKIARKYGETKFDNKRYKVITLEHSFHGRTITTVKATGQSSMHSPNFAPYPDGFSYDNKIDDIYNSIDNETVAVMIELVQGEGGVQPFKKEDIQELAKFLKKQGILLIIDEVQTGAYRTGEFLASNLYEIQPDIITMAKGLGGGVPIGAVITTHKDIFEPGDHGSTFGGNYLSTSAANKVLDILDNYKNSGKLDETIIYFDKKLTELFENNTNIFTNKVGLGLMKGLRVKDADTLAKIIPTAFEEGVLVLKAGKNTLRLLPPLTISKEEINEGFKRLANALAKIS; encoded by the coding sequence ATGTTAGAACAATTAGATAAAGAGTATGTTTTACATACATACCCAAGAAACTATGTTAATTTTAAAAAAGGAATTAACGCAACACTATTTGATGATATGCAAAAAGATTATATAGATTTTACATCAGGTATTGGAGTAGTTTCAGTTGGTCATGGAAATAAAGAAGTAGCAGATACTATTTGCACGCAAGTAAATAACATAACTCATATTTCAAATCTTTACGCAATTGAGCCACAGGCAAAACTAGGTGAAAAAATTGCAAAATTATCAGAAATGGATGTAGCTACATTTTTTTCAAACTCAGGAGCTGAAGCAAATGAGGGAGCTATTAAAATAGCAAGAAAATATGGTGAAACAAAATTTGATAATAAAAGATATAAAGTAATTACACTAGAACACTCTTTTCATGGAAGAACAATTACGACAGTAAAAGCAACAGGACAAAGTTCTATGCATAGTCCAAACTTTGCACCCTATCCTGATGGCTTTTCTTATGATAATAAAATAGATGATATCTATAATTCAATTGATAATGAAACAGTTGCAGTTATGATTGAACTTGTTCAAGGTGAAGGTGGAGTTCAACCATTTAAAAAAGAAGATATTCAAGAACTTGCAAAGTTTCTAAAAAAGCAAGGTATCTTATTAATCATTGATGAAGTTCAAACAGGAGCATATAGAACAGGTGAATTTTTAGCTTCTAATCTTTACGAAATACAACCAGATATTATCACTATGGCAAAAGGTCTTGGTGGAGGTGTTCCAATTGGTGCAGTTATTACGACGCATAAAGATATTTTTGAACCAGGGGATCATGGTTCAACTTTTGGTGGAAATTATTTAAGTACATCTGCTGCAAATAAAGTTTTAGATATTTTGGATAATTATAAAAATTCTGGAAAATTAGATGAAACTATAATCTATTTTGATAAGAAACTTACTGAACTTTTTGAAAATAATACAAATATTTTTACAAATAAAGTTGGATTAGGTTTGATGAAGGGTCTAAGAGTAAAAGATGCAGATACACTTGCAAAAATAATACCAACAGCATTTGAAGAAGGTGTTTTAGTATTAAAAGCTGGTAAAAATACATTAAGATTATTGCCTCCTCTTACAATTTCAAAAGAAGAGATTAATGAAGGATTCAAAAGGTTAGCAAATGCACTTGCAAAAATCAGCTAG
- a CDS encoding sensor histidine kinase: protein MSSIKIRLKFFILGMLAFLSLLFLGLLAFNINNQGFVNLSQVFTDFKKVQKLQSDYIEPLFTLRERNLTLVMSPNEDFKKEADKRLIEELEKLDKTFNDAPKEIYKKWENYRVLLFTTRVYSLEGFDEGSFMNATSSEREQFYDLISDLKQLQTQKLEDSENTFIEAKDNTLKSKYYIILGFLFVGITTFLFDMTVIRKIVDSIEKVQTGLFGFFTYLSNPKKEETEAYIKLDSKDELGLMAKGINSQVKLIKSALKNDYKLIEEATNTLHELKEGRFGKRLTSDASSEELNTLKNVMNEMIDNLENKIQEEITNRSNQEKLLVQQSKLAAMGNMLGNIAHQWRQPISEINAILMEVEAIARFDTLKTDFLLKSISSCSDVTEHMSSTISDFQNFFQPSKEKEYFNVHEVCLSAISIINASLKFHNIELKFNINENCEVYGYPREFAHAILNILSNSKDVLVERKIENPKIILSIKTGKQFTIIRIEDNAGGIKEENIDKIFEPYFTTKHATQGTGIGLYMTKMIIENNMNGFVNVENSQEGALFTIKLQK, encoded by the coding sequence ATGAGTAGTATTAAAATACGATTAAAATTTTTTATATTAGGTATGTTAGCTTTTTTATCACTTTTATTTTTAGGATTATTGGCCTTTAATATAAATAATCAAGGTTTTGTAAATTTAAGTCAAGTATTTACAGATTTTAAGAAAGTACAAAAACTACAGTCAGATTATATTGAACCTTTATTTACTTTAAGAGAAAGAAACTTAACTCTTGTAATGTCTCCAAATGAGGATTTTAAAAAAGAGGCAGATAAAAGATTAATAGAAGAGTTAGAAAAACTTGATAAAACTTTTAATGATGCACCAAAAGAGATTTATAAAAAATGGGAAAACTATAGAGTTCTTCTTTTTACAACCAGAGTATATTCTCTAGAAGGCTTTGATGAAGGCTCTTTTATGAATGCGACATCTTCTGAAAGAGAGCAGTTTTATGATTTGATAAGTGATTTAAAACAATTACAAACGCAAAAACTAGAGGACTCAGAGAATACTTTTATTGAAGCAAAAGACAATACTTTAAAAAGTAAATATTATATTATTTTAGGATTTTTATTTGTAGGAATCACTACATTTTTATTTGATATGACTGTAATAAGAAAGATTGTTGATTCTATAGAAAAGGTTCAAACCGGACTTTTTGGTTTTTTTACATATCTTTCAAATCCTAAAAAAGAAGAAACTGAAGCATATATAAAATTAGATAGTAAAGATGAATTAGGACTTATGGCCAAAGGAATTAATAGCCAAGTAAAATTAATCAAATCTGCACTTAAAAATGATTATAAACTAATTGAAGAAGCAACAAATACTTTACATGAATTAAAAGAAGGAAGATTTGGTAAAAGGCTTACTTCAGATGCAAGTTCAGAAGAGCTGAATACCTTAAAAAATGTAATGAATGAAATGATAGACAATCTTGAAAATAAGATTCAAGAAGAGATTACAAATAGAAGTAATCAAGAAAAGCTTTTAGTACAACAATCAAAGCTTGCTGCTATGGGTAATATGTTAGGAAATATTGCACATCAGTGGAGACAACCAATTAGTGAAATAAACGCAATACTTATGGAAGTAGAAGCCATAGCTAGATTTGATACTTTAAAGACTGATTTTCTTTTAAAAAGTATATCGAGTTGTTCGGATGTTACAGAGCATATGTCTTCAACTATTAGTGATTTTCAAAATTTCTTTCAACCTTCAAAAGAGAAAGAGTATTTTAATGTACATGAAGTATGTTTAAGTGCAATTTCTATTATAAATGCTTCCTTGAAATTTCATAATATTGAACTAAAATTTAATATAAATGAAAATTGTGAAGTTTACGGTTATCCAAGAGAATTTGCCCATGCAATTTTAAATATACTTTCAAATTCAAAAGATGTATTAGTAGAAAGAAAAATAGAAAATCCTAAAATTATTCTTAGTATTAAAACTGGAAAACAATTTACAATTATTAGAATTGAAGATAATGCCGGTGGAATAAAAGAAGAAAATATTGATAAAATTTTTGAACCATATTTCACAACAAAACATGCCACACAAGGTACTGGTATTGGATTATATATGACAAAGATGATTATTGAGAATAATATGAATGGTTTTGTAAACGTAGAAAATAGCCAAGAAGGGGCACTTTTTACTATCAAACTTCAGAAATAA
- a CDS encoding cache domain-containing protein, which produces MKKMVNETKIIKWIILLPIIGVILTSFILTNIFISSKHKAHEEEIKNLRKEHIINLKETIKERIEYVSILLNNNYQNQLIESKETVKDVVNIGYTLLKNIYKNNKNLSEEKLYKIIDEKMRELRFFDNDTGYFFIQNLKTGITISLPANPHLVGKDISDLLDKNGNVLFKNFKKTLEKDGEGFTQWYWNKPNSDKKIKKIGYLKKFEPLNIFIGSAIYIEDIKEKIANTTKNFVKSLTYDDKSYIFIMDTQGKALVHKNESIVNVPLSKLNESIQKNVLEIINKAKGSNGDFLEYLQSEALFKDFSQSRKISYVKRIPILDWIIGTGLYTNDLDKQIEKKYLQLELVLEKDIKTIMFVSSIVTFFIIVLLILLSKRIKNLFQFYSQKLEDNNLKLKNLNNELEKQVKEQVSTVREKDIILNQQSKLAAMGEMLGNIAHQWRQPLSAISTIASGIRIQKEMGIEVNDQQLDKDLEGIVKSTLTLSNTIDDFRNFYSQDKIKNTFTIDNTIQQVLNLIFANIKNKNIELILDIKSIKLNSYENELIQVILNVLNNAKDALLETKEEKYIFVKTLKKDDSLEIKIYDNAGGIKKEIIHRIYEPYFTTKFKSQGTGIGLYMTKNIIESSLKGKIKVENIEFTYQEKKYKGALFTIKLPLN; this is translated from the coding sequence ATGAAAAAAATGGTAAATGAAACAAAAATTATTAAATGGATTATATTACTCCCAATTATTGGGGTAATTTTAACTTCATTTATACTAACAAATATATTTATTTCCTCAAAACATAAAGCTCATGAAGAAGAGATTAAAAATCTTAGAAAAGAACATATCATAAACTTAAAAGAGACTATTAAAGAGAGAATAGAATACGTTTCAATTTTATTAAATAACAACTATCAGAATCAGTTAATAGAGTCCAAAGAAACAGTAAAAGACGTCGTAAATATAGGTTATACCCTATTAAAAAATATTTATAAAAATAATAAAAACCTTTCAGAAGAAAAGCTATATAAAATTATAGATGAAAAGATGAGAGAATTAAGATTTTTTGATAATGATACTGGATACTTTTTTATTCAAAATTTAAAAACAGGTATAACAATATCACTTCCTGCAAATCCTCATTTAGTAGGAAAAGATATTAGTGATCTTTTAGATAAGAATGGTAATGTTTTATTTAAAAACTTTAAAAAAACACTAGAAAAAGATGGTGAAGGATTTACTCAATGGTATTGGAATAAACCAAATAGTGATAAAAAAATAAAAAAAATTGGATATTTAAAAAAATTTGAGCCTTTAAACATATTTATAGGTTCAGCAATATATATAGAAGATATCAAAGAGAAAATTGCAAATACTACAAAAAACTTTGTAAAATCCCTTACTTATGATGATAAGAGTTATATATTTATTATGGATACGCAAGGGAAAGCTTTAGTTCACAAGAATGAATCTATAGTAAATGTACCCCTTTCTAAACTAAATGAGAGTATTCAAAAAAATGTATTAGAAATCATAAATAAAGCCAAAGGTTCCAATGGAGATTTTTTAGAATACCTTCAATCAGAAGCACTTTTTAAAGATTTTTCACAATCTAGAAAAATTTCTTATGTAAAACGTATTCCTATATTAGATTGGATTATTGGTACAGGTTTATATACAAATGATTTAGATAAGCAAATTGAGAAAAAATACTTACAACTAGAATTAGTTCTTGAAAAAGATATTAAAACAATAATGTTTGTCTCTTCTATAGTAACTTTTTTTATCATTGTACTTTTAATACTTTTATCAAAAAGAATAAAAAATCTTTTTCAATTTTACTCTCAAAAACTTGAAGATAATAATTTAAAACTAAAAAATTTAAATAATGAATTAGAAAAACAAGTAAAAGAGCAAGTATCTACAGTAAGAGAAAAAGATATAATTCTAAATCAACAATCTAAATTAGCTGCCATGGGGGAGATGTTAGGTAATATTGCCCACCAATGGAGACAACCCTTATCAGCTATTAGTACAATAGCAAGTGGAATTCGTATTCAAAAAGAGATGGGTATAGAAGTAAATGACCAACAACTAGATAAAGATTTAGAAGGTATAGTAAAAAGTACTTTAACTCTTTCAAACACAATTGATGATTTTAGAAACTTCTATTCACAAGATAAAATTAAAAACACATTCACTATAGATAATACAATACAACAAGTACTCAATCTAATTTTTGCAAATATTAAAAATAAAAATATAGAATTAATACTTGATATTAAAAGTATAAAATTAAACTCTTACGAAAATGAACTTATTCAAGTGATTTTAAATGTATTAAATAATGCTAAAGATGCCTTATTAGAGACAAAAGAAGAAAAATATATTTTTGTAAAAACTCTGAAAAAAGATGATTCTTTAGAAATTAAAATCTATGACAACGCTGGTGGAATAAAAAAAGAAATCATACATAGAATATACGAACCATACTTCACAACTAAATTTAAGTCACAAGGGACAGGAATAGGTCTTTATATGACTAAAAATATAATTGAATCAAGTTTAAAAGGTAAAATAAAAGTTGAGAATATAGAGTTTACTTATCAAGAAAAAAAATATAAAGGAGCTTTATTTACTATAAAACTCCCTTTGAATTAG
- the pyk gene encoding pyruvate kinase has product MEKRTKILATLGPASDTVEVIEGLIRAGANMFRLNFSHGSHEYHLNTLKNIRCAMENLNTTVAILQDISGPKVRVGDLKEPFELRKGDTITFLKDEIIGYKEDEKKYVVSINYPELLDKVKKNEYIYLYDGTIRAKVIETGDEIKALIENHGTLSSRKGVNFPNTVIDIDVITKKDKKDIAWGIENKVDYFAISFVQNERDMLHAKDLLGDYKGKLIAKIEKFDAVENIDEIISASDGLMVARGDLGIEVPYYEVPTIQKRLIKKANAACIPVITATQMLLSMTENERATRAEISDVANAVLDGTDVVMLSEESAIGENPINVVDTMSNIIAKTEEIYAFDKQDKLDYQDKFDVIQATVTKLADDIDAKGILSLTSSGKSAMKISRYRPKTPIFTFTHKRKVLNSLCAIWGVRPIGVIKESLASKMFQKMLMQLDEKGLLDRKGPYVATVGYPVGMPGSTNTIKILTESEIEYYLGLAEKKK; this is encoded by the coding sequence ATGGAAAAAAGAACAAAGATTTTAGCAACATTAGGGCCAGCAAGTGATACTGTAGAAGTTATTGAAGGGCTAATTCGTGCTGGTGCAAATATGTTTAGACTAAATTTTTCACATGGAAGTCATGAATATCATTTAAATACATTAAAAAATATAAGATGTGCAATGGAGAATTTAAATACAACTGTTGCGATTTTGCAAGATATTTCTGGACCAAAAGTGAGAGTTGGAGATTTAAAAGAACCTTTTGAATTAAGAAAAGGCGATACTATTACATTTTTAAAAGATGAAATAATTGGATATAAAGAAGATGAAAAGAAATATGTAGTTTCTATAAATTATCCAGAGTTACTTGATAAAGTAAAAAAGAATGAATATATTTATTTGTATGATGGAACAATTAGAGCAAAAGTTATTGAAACTGGTGATGAGATAAAAGCATTGATTGAAAATCATGGAACACTTAGTTCAAGAAAAGGTGTTAACTTCCCAAATACAGTAATTGATATAGATGTTATTACAAAAAAAGATAAAAAAGATATTGCATGGGGAATTGAAAATAAAGTAGATTATTTTGCGATTTCATTTGTACAAAATGAAAGAGATATGTTACATGCTAAGGATTTACTTGGAGATTATAAAGGTAAATTAATTGCAAAAATTGAAAAATTTGATGCTGTAGAAAATATAGATGAAATTATTAGTGCAAGTGATGGATTAATGGTTGCAAGGGGAGATTTAGGAATTGAAGTTCCATATTATGAAGTTCCAACAATTCAAAAAAGACTTATCAAAAAAGCAAATGCAGCTTGTATCCCTGTAATTACTGCAACACAAATGCTTTTATCTATGACTGAAAATGAGAGAGCTACAAGAGCTGAGATTTCTGATGTTGCAAATGCTGTGTTAGATGGAACTGATGTTGTAATGCTTAGTGAAGAGAGTGCTATTGGAGAAAATCCAATTAATGTTGTAGATACAATGAGCAATATTATTGCAAAAACTGAAGAGATATATGCTTTTGATAAACAAGACAAATTAGATTACCAAGATAAGTTTGATGTAATTCAAGCAACAGTAACTAAACTTGCAGATGATATAGATGCAAAAGGTATTCTTTCTCTTACAAGTTCAGGTAAGTCTGCAATGAAAATATCTAGATATAGACCAAAAACACCAATTTTTACTTTTACACATAAAAGAAAAGTGTTAAATAGTTTATGTGCTATTTGGGGTGTTAGACCAATAGGTGTAATCAAAGAATCTTTAGCTTCTAAAATGTTTCAAAAAATGTTAATGCAACTTGATGAAAAAGGCTTACTTGATAGAAAAGGTCCATATGTAGCAACAGTTGGATATCCTGTAGGAATGCCTGGAAGCACTAATACAATTAAGATTTTAACTGAATCTGAAATTGAATACTATTTAGGTTTAGCTGAAAAAAAGAAATAA
- a CDS encoding OmpA family protein, with the protein MKRNFLKQIAATSLVAAMLAGCATQGNNPQPNSNNTGMSKTQQGALIGGILGAVIGGTTKGSSKGKRVLIGGAIGAAIGGGIGYSMDQQAKEVADKLNTDVNNNPNAALDPNNDLIVSNTDKYVKIMLRDSMVFETNSAVPTQEASRKIAKISDVLTSYPNTIIQVVGFTDSRGSYEYNQKLSEQRASNVGNTIYNSGIKNQIFSKGCSYNKPVAPNTNKENMALNRRVEIYLYANQEAIVDACKQ; encoded by the coding sequence ATGAAAAGAAATTTTTTAAAACAAATTGCTGCTACATCTTTAGTAGCTGCTATGCTTGCAGGTTGTGCAACACAAGGTAATAACCCACAACCAAACTCAAATAATACAGGTATGTCAAAAACTCAACAAGGTGCACTTATTGGGGGTATTTTAGGTGCAGTAATTGGTGGAACTACAAAAGGAAGTAGTAAAGGGAAAAGAGTTCTAATCGGTGGTGCTATTGGTGCGGCTATTGGAGGTGGAATTGGTTATTCAATGGATCAACAAGCAAAAGAAGTTGCAGATAAATTAAATACAGATGTAAATAATAACCCAAATGCAGCTTTAGATCCGAATAATGATTTAATTGTATCAAATACTGATAAATACGTGAAAATTATGCTAAGAGATAGTATGGTTTTTGAAACTAATTCTGCTGTACCAACACAAGAAGCTTCAAGAAAAATTGCTAAAATTTCAGATGTTTTAACAAGCTATCCAAACACTATAATTCAAGTTGTTGGTTTTACTGATAGTAGAGGTTCATACGAATATAATCAAAAACTATCTGAACAAAGAGCATCAAATGTTGGAAATACTATTTATAATAGCGGTATAAAAAATCAAATATTTTCAAAAGGATGTTCTTATAACAAACCAGTAGCACCTAATACAAACAAAGAAAATATGGCGCTAAATAGAAGAGTTGAGATCTATTTATATGCAAACCAAGAAGCTATTGTTGATGCTTGTAAACAATAG